The DNA sequence CGGCGACGTGACGTTTCTGCGCGAGGACCTCACCCGCCGCACGGGGCGCAGCACCGCACTGGTCGCCGGGGCGGAACGCCCCGTGCCGCTGTCGTTCTCCTACGCGATGACGCCCGTGCACGAGACCATCGAGGAGCTCGTCGCGAAGGACCTGTGCCCGGCCTACGTCGTGCACTTCACCCAGGCGGCCGCGCTCGAACGCGCCCAGTCGCTCACCAGCATCAAGCTCGCCTCGAAAGAGCGGAAGGCCGAGATCACCGAGGCGCTGGCGGGATTCCGCTTCACCACCGCGTTCGGCCGCACGCTGCGGCGCCTGCTCCAGCACGGGATCGGCGTGCACCACGCGGGAATGCTGCCCAAGTACCGACGGCTGGTGGAACGGCTCGCGCAGGAAGGCCTCCTGGCGGTCATCTGCGGCACCGACACCCTCGGCGTCGGCATCAACGTACCCATCCGCACCGTGCTGCTGACGGGACTGTCCAAGTACGACGGCGTACGAACCCGCCACCTGAAGGCACGGGAGTTCCACCAGATCGCCGGACGCGCGGGGCGCGCCGGCTACGACACCGCGGGCACCGTGGTGGTGCAGGCGCCCGACCACGACATCGAGAACGCCCGGCTGCTCGCGAAGGCCGGCGACGATCCGAAGAAGCGCCGCAAGGTGCACCGCAAGAAGCCGCCCGAGGGTTTCGTGTCCTGGAGCGAGCAGACCTTCGACAAGCTCGTGGCCGCAGACCCGGAGCCGCTGGTCTCCCGCTTCGCGGTCACCAACGCGATGCTGCTCAACGTCGTCGCGCGGCCCGGGAACTGCTTCGACGCCATGCGCGCGCTGCTGGAGGACAACCACGAGCCGCGGGCCCGTCAGCGCAAACACATCCTGCAGGCCGTCCGGCTCTACCGGAGCCTGCTGCACGCGGGCGTCGTGGAACGCCTCGATTCCCCGGATGAGGACGGGCGGTGGGCCCGGCTCACCGTGGATCTGCAGGCCAACTTCGCGCTCAATCAGCCGCTGTCGCCGTTCGCCCTCGCGGCCTTCGAGCTGCTCGACCCCGAGTCCCCCGCCTACGCCGCCGACGTGATCTCGGTGGTGGAGGCGACGCTCGACGACCCGCGCCAGGTGCTGCGCGCACAGCAGCATGCCGCACGCGGCGAGGCCGTGGCCGAGATGAAGGCGGAGGGCATCGAGTACGAGGAGCGCATGGAGCTGCTGGAGGAGGTCACCTGGCCGAAGCCGCTCGAAGAGCTGCTCGCGCCGGCGTACGAGACCTACCGCGAATCACACCCGTGGCTCAGCGAGTTCGCGCTGTCGCCGAAGTCGGTGGTGCGCGACATGATCGAGAACGCGATGACCTTCTCCGACCTGATCTCGCGCTACGGCCTGTCTCGTTCCGAGGGCACCGTGCTGCGGTACCTCGCGGACGCCTACCGGGCGCTGCGCCAGACCGTCCCCGTGGAGATGCGCAGCGACGAGCTCGACGACATCATCGCATGGCTCGGCGAACTGATCCGCCAGGTCGATTCGAGCCTGCTCGACGAGTGGGAGGAGCTGGTGGACCCGTCCGCCCCCTCGCAGGAGGCCGCGGAGAAGGCCTTCCACGGCGAGACCACGCGCTCGATCACCGCCAACCCGCGCGCGTTCCGGATCATGCTGCGCAACGCCATGTTCCACCTGGTGCAGACGATCGCTCGCCGGGACTGGACGGCACTGGAGCAGTGGGAGTTCGATCCCACGGCCGACGAATGGGCCGAGGCGTTCGCCCCGTTCTTCGACGAGTACGGCGAGATGCTCACCGGCCCCGAAGCGCGCGGTCCTCAGATGTTCAGCGCGTCCGAGACCACGAACGAGGACGGCGAGCCCACCTGTCGCCTGCGGCAGACGCTCGACGACCCCGACGGCGACCACGGCTGGGCCCTGGTGGCCGAGGTGGACATGGCCGCGTCCGAAGACTCCGGCGAGGTGGTGCTGGACACCCTGTCCGTCGTCGCCGGGTGAGCGGGCGGGCGCAGGGCGCTACTCGGCGCCGCGCCGGCGGCTGATCCGCCGGTTCTCGGCGCGCACCCCGGCCTGTACGTCGCGTTCACGGCGCAGCCACTCCGGCCTGTCGGCGAGCAGCGCGTCGATCTGTGCGGTGGTGAGGGCCTCGTCGACTCCGGCGCGGGCCAGGCCCGCGATCGACACGCCCAGCTTCTCCGCGACGACCGGCCGCGGATGCGGCCCTTGCGCGCGCAGGTCCGTGAGCCACTGCGGCGGGTCCTGCAGCAGCGCAGCCATCTCCTCACGCGAGACCGTGCCGTCCCGGAACTCGTCGGGTGTGGCGGGCAGGTGGATGCCGAGCTTCTTCGCGGCCGTCGACGGCTTGAGCATCTGGGGTTTCTTGCGCGCGGTCATACCGCAGAGCTTATCCGCCCGCTTCGATCCCGCCCGGACGCCCGGCCCGGATACCCTCGCACCATGGCCGACATCGTCGTGGGGATCCTCGCCCTGATCGTGGGCGCCGTGTTCTGCTTCCGCGGGCTCGCCGCCATGCGTGTGGTCATCGCGCTGTGGGGCGGTTTCGCGGGCCTCTCGCTCGGGGCCGGCGTGGTGGCCTCCGCCACCGGCGACGAGTTCCTCGGCACCGGGCTCGGGTGGGCCGTCGGCATCGCCGTGGCGATCGTGTTCCTGCTGCTCGCCTACCTGTACTACGCGGTCGCCGTGATCGTCGCGATGGCCGCCGTCGGCTTCGCTCTCGGGGCCGCCGCGATGGTCGCGGCCGACGTGGAGTGGAACTGGGCCGTCATCCTCGTCGGCGTCCTGCTCGGGCTGCTGCTCGCCGGGGTGGCGCTCGCGGTGGACCTGCCCGCCGTCCTGCTGGTGGTGGTCAGTGTGCTCAGCGGCGCGGTGACCCTCGTCGGCGCGGTGATGCTGCTCACCGGCACCCTCGACACCGCCGACTTCCACCGGGCCGCCATCACCACGGCCATCGAGGACGGCTGGTGGTGGTTCGCGCTGTATGCAGCGCTGGTGGTGCTCGGCGGTGCAACGCAGGCGCGGGCGTACGGCCGCGCCCCCGTGATCCGGGAGCGGTGGCGCTCCGGCCGCCGGTGACGGGCCGGCGGACCCGCGCTCAGTCCTGGAACACCGCCGCCCGGCCCTCCTTGCGCGCCGCCGTGGCTTCCTCGAAGTTCCCGGTGAGCAGCCGGATCAGCAACTGCCCCAGGCCCTCCTGGTTCATGTGCTGCGCGAGGCTCCCGGCGTCCATGCCCGACCACAACGTGCGCTTGGTCAGCTCGATACCCGGTCTCGAGAACCCGGCGATGGCCTCGCCCATCGCGAAGCACGTCTCGAGCAGGTCGTCGGGCTCGGTGAGACGCGAGACCAGCCCGATCCGTTCGGCCTCCTCGGCGCCGACGTCGCGGCCGGTGAGCATGATCTCGGAGGCCCGCGAGGTGCCGATCGCGCGCGGCAGCAGATAGCTCAGGCCCAGTTCGCTGGCCGTGAGCCCGTTGTTGATGCCCGCGGCGCGGAAGTACGCGGCGGTGGAAGCCACCCGGATGTCCGTCGACAGCGCCATGCACAGTCCCCCGCCGATCGCCGCGCCGTTGATCGCGGAGATCACCGGCTGGTGCATCGACCGCAGAGTGGTCACCACCTGGTCGAGGATCTCCATCGACCGCAGCGCGACCGTGGCGCGGGTCAGCCCCTCGGTGTGCGGGATGCGGCCCGCCGACTGCTGGTCGGCGCCCGAGCAGAACCCCGCACCGGCCCCGGTGAGCACCACAGCGCGCACCGAGTTGTCGTTGCTGATGCGTTCGAGCTCGTCGCGCAGCGGAACCATGACATCGAAGGCCATGGCGTTCATGCGTTCGGGGCGGTTGAGGGTGATCAGCGCGATCTCCGGGCGTGGCCGGTCCACGAGAACGAATTCCATTCTCCGGACACTACGGGCGATCCCGCGGCGCGCGGGAGATTTCGCGGCCCGGCACGCCGCGGGGATCCGGCGGGACGCTCGCGCCCCGCCGGCCCCCGGCGCAGGAAGGTGCCGATGAGGAAGCGCAGCCGGTCTGCGGCGCGATAGAACGTCTCCAGGCCGTCCCACGCGAGCTCCGCCCCGTCGTCCGTCGGCACCCACTGGCACCACAGACCGGGCAGCTTCGGTTCGTCCACGCGCGGCACCCACGGTTCCGTGCGCCTGGACATGCCCAGCGCGTCCTGATTCAGCGGCAGCAGGTCCCGGCTGCGCGTCTCCAGGGTCCCCTACTCGTGACGGATGTTCGCGAACCACCGCAGGTGGTCGCGCTCGTCCTCGTTCCAAGGCGGTTCGACCGTGAACCGCCCCGTGAACTCCGTCGTGTATCCCATGTCCTGCCCCTCGGCACTACTACTGAGACGCACGCCGGGGCGGCCGCGGTTCCGTCCTCCGCACCGCCGGGAACGGCCCGGCCCCGGTATTCTGGCGCGGTGCCCGACTCCCCGACTCCCCCCGACGCCGGCGAGGCCGCGGCGCCGCGCTTCCGTCTCGCCTTCACCCCCGGTGCCACGCCCGGCAAGTGGGCCCGCGTGTGGGAACAGCGCCTGCCCGACGTGCCGCTCGAGCTGATCCCCGCGGCGAGCGCCGACGGCCTGGCCGCGGTACGCGCGGACGACGCCGACGCCGCACTGGTGCGCCTGCCCATCGACCGCGAGGGCCTGCACGCGATCCCCCTCTACACCGAGGTCACCGTCGTGATGATGCCCAAGGACCACGTGCTGACACTCGCCGAGTCGCTCACCCCGGAGGACCTCGACGACGAGATCGTCCACCACCCGCTCGACGACGTGCTCGACTGGAACGCGCCGCCCGGCACCCCGTCCTATCAGCGTCCCGCCACGATCCCGGATGCGCTCGCGCTGGTGGCAGCGGGGGTGGGCCTGGTGGCGCTTCCCCAGTCGCTCGCCCGCCTGCACCACCGCAAGGACCTCGTCTACCGCCCCTTGGAGGAGCCCGACTCGGCCACGCGCAAACGGGTCGCACAGTCCCAGGTGGCCCTGGTGTGGCGGGAGGACCGGTCGACCGAGCTGATGGACGAGTTCATCGGGATCGTGCGCGGCCGCACCGCCAACAGCTCGCGGGGCACCGGCGGGCCCGCGCGCCGGTCCGGCGGTCCCGCGCGGAAGGGGTCCGGAGGATCGGCCGGCGCCGGGGGGACGAAAGGTGCCAAGGGGAACGCGGGCGGCAAGGGTTCCGCCGGCGGCAGGCGCACCTCCGGGCCGCGCCGTGGCCGGCCGGCGGGCCGGCCCAAGCGCAGGCGCCGCTGATCGCTCGCCACGCAGCCCCTTTCGCGGCAGTCGCCAGCCCTGTGGACGCAGGTGCGGTTCAGTCGACCGCGTACGCCCGGCCGGCCGGTGCGCATGCCGCCAGTTCGACCGCCAGCGAGCGGAAATCGTCGTGCCGCCCCGTGGACTTGCGGTAGACCAGCCCGATCGTCCGTCCCGGCGCCGGGTCCGCGAACCGCGCCGTCGCCAATCCGGCGCGCGTGGTCTCCGCCGGCACCGCCGACTCCGGCACCAGGGTGACCCCGAGTCCTCCCCCGACGCACTGCACCACCGTGGCCAGCGACGTAGCGCGCGTGTCCCCCAACGCCGGCGTGGCGCCCACGAGCCGGCACAGGTCGAGCGTCTGGTCGCGCAGGCAGTGCCCCTCGTCGAGCAGCAGCAACGGCAGTTCGTCGAGCACGTCGGCGGACAAGTCGTCCCGGCCGGCGAGCGGATGCTCCTCCGGAAGGACGAGGACGAAGTCCTCGTCGAACAGGGGGATCTCCACCAGGCCCGCGGCGCCCGACGGCAGTGCGATCACCGCCACGTCGAGCGCGCCGCCCCGCAGGGCGTCGAGGAGCCGCTCGGTCTGGTCCTCCACCAGGTGCGGGTGCAGGTCCGGGTAGGCCGCCCCGAGCGCGGGCAGCGCCGCGGGCAGCAGGTAGGGGGCGACGGTGGGGATCATCCCGATCCGCAGTCCGCCCACCATTCCGCTGCCGATTCCCGCTGCCGCGGTGACGAACCCGTCCACCGCCTCCAGCGCGGCGAGCGCCTTGCCGAGCAGCTCCCGTCCCGCCTCGGTGACCAGGACCTTGCGGGTGCTGCGCTCCATGAGCACCACTCCGAGCCCCGATTCCAGCGATGCGAGCGCCTGCGACAAGGTGGGCTGACTCACACCCAGACGCTGTGCCGCGGTACTGAAGTGGCGATACTCGGCGACCGCGACGAACGCCCGCAGTTGCGCCACCGTGGGACGATAGGATTCATCAATCACAGCAATGAGTCTACATCAACCTAGAGGCTTTACCTTTTCTGGTTTCTGGTGCATAGTGGTGAAGGGAGTTCGGAGCAGGTCGGACGACCACAACGTTCTGCGGCGTGGATCACACGCCGTGGCGGGCCATCGTCCGCCGTTCCCGGACCTTCGGCCGGCGCACCCCACGCCGGCACCGACGCGGCGGACACCCCGCCGCACCACAACGACAAGGAGTTATCCCAGTGGCTCTCCTCACCATCGGCGACCAGTTCCCCTCCTACAGCCTCACCGCCCTCATCGGCGGCGATCTGTCGCAGGTCGACGCGCAGCAGCCCGAGGACTACTTCTCGACGGTCACCAGCGACGACTACGCCGGCAAGTGGCGCGTGATCTTCTTCTGGCCCAAGGACTTCACCTTCGTGTGCCCCACCGAGATCGCCGCCTTCGGCAAGCTCAACGACGAGTTCGCCGACCGTGACGCGCAGGTGCTCGGCGCCTCGGTGGACAACGAGTTCGTGCACTTCCAGTGGCGTGCGCAGCACGAGGATCTCAAGACCCTCCCCTTCCCCATGCTCTCCGACCTCAAGCGTGAACTGGTCGAGGCCACGGGTGTGCTCAACGCGGACGGCGTCGCCGACCGGGCGACCTTCATCGTCGACCCCAACAACGAGATCCAGTTCGTCTCCGTGACGGCCGGCTCGGTGGGGCGCAACGTCGACGAGGTCCTCCGCGTGCTCGACGCGCTGCAGTCCGACGAGCTGTGCGCCTGCAACTGGAAGAAGGGCGACCCGACGATCGACGCCGGCGAGCTGGTCAAGGAAGCACTCTGAGCATGAGCATCGACAACCTGAAGAACTCGCTGCCCGAATACGCCAAGGACCTCAAGCTCAACCTGAGCTCGCTGTCGCGCTCCACGGAGCTCAACGAGCAGCAGCTGTGGGGCACGATGCTCGCGGCCGCGGCCGCGAGCAAGTCGGCCACCGTGTTCTCCGAGATCTCCGATGAGGCGCGCGGGCACCTGTCGGACGCCGCGTTCGACGCGGCGCTCGGCGCCGCCACCATCATGGGCATGAACAACGTGGCCTACCGCGCCAAGTCGTTCCTCGGAAGCGACTACGCGCAGGTGAAGATGGGCCTGCGGATGAACATCATCGGCAATCCCGGCGTGGAGAAGGCCGACTTCGAGCTGTGGTCGCTCGCGGTCTCCACGATCAACGGCTGCCACGATTGCACGGCCGCGCACGACGCCACCGTCCGCAAGGAGGGGCTCACCAAGGAGCAGGTGTGGGAAGCGGTCAAGGTGGCCGCGACCATGGCGGGCGTCGCCCAGGCCGTCGAGATCGAGGCCGCCAAGTAGCGCACCAGCCCAGCAGCAACCGCCGCGCGGCGCCGCAGGCACCGGGAACGGCTCCGCACCTCACGACGGTGCGGAGCCGTTCCCGCTTTACTCCCCGCTGTCGCTCTCCCTGTTCTCGGGAACCCGCACCGCGATCTCCGCGCCCAGTTCGACGCCGGGCACCAACGGCAGCCTGTCCCCGCTCCAGAATCGCCCCGGGTCGTACCAGCCGGAATCGCGGCCGCGGCGCAGCAACCCCATCTGCTCGTAGGTGTGGGCGACGACCTGCGCACAGTACGCGCTCTCCCACGTCACGGCCGACGCCGCGCTGCCACCTCCACGGGAGGGCCGCCGCGGCACGCGGCCGCGGAACCACCGCGCGGCCAACCGTGCCGTCGACGGGAACGGCGTGCCGTCCAGGCGCGCGACGGTGCGCAGCAGCGCATCCTCCTGCGGCGCCGTCACCTCCACACTGATCTGCCGCAGCCACGCGCTCTGCCCGTATCGGTGTGCCCAGACCCGCACGGCGTCCCGCAGGTCGTGCAGCTGGACTCCGCGGTGCCGGGTGCCGGT is a window from the Tomitella gaofuii genome containing:
- a CDS encoding DEAD/DEAH box helicase; the protein is MLLSDRIPVDPLDEDALYERFVEWAEDFGIALYPAQDEAVMELASGAGVILATPTGSGKSLVAVAAHFIALCQGRRTYYTAPIKALVSEKFFALCEVFGADNVGMMTGDAAVNADAPIICATAEIVANLALRGGPESDIGQVVMDEFHYYAEPDRGWAWQVPLLELPHAQFLLMSATLGDVTFLREDLTRRTGRSTALVAGAERPVPLSFSYAMTPVHETIEELVAKDLCPAYVVHFTQAAALERAQSLTSIKLASKERKAEITEALAGFRFTTAFGRTLRRLLQHGIGVHHAGMLPKYRRLVERLAQEGLLAVICGTDTLGVGINVPIRTVLLTGLSKYDGVRTRHLKAREFHQIAGRAGRAGYDTAGTVVVQAPDHDIENARLLAKAGDDPKKRRKVHRKKPPEGFVSWSEQTFDKLVAADPEPLVSRFAVTNAMLLNVVARPGNCFDAMRALLEDNHEPRARQRKHILQAVRLYRSLLHAGVVERLDSPDEDGRWARLTVDLQANFALNQPLSPFALAAFELLDPESPAYAADVISVVEATLDDPRQVLRAQQHAARGEAVAEMKAEGIEYEERMELLEEVTWPKPLEELLAPAYETYRESHPWLSEFALSPKSVVRDMIENAMTFSDLISRYGLSRSEGTVLRYLADAYRALRQTVPVEMRSDELDDIIAWLGELIRQVDSSLLDEWEELVDPSAPSQEAAEKAFHGETTRSITANPRAFRIMLRNAMFHLVQTIARRDWTALEQWEFDPTADEWAEAFAPFFDEYGEMLTGPEARGPQMFSASETTNEDGEPTCRLRQTLDDPDGDHGWALVAEVDMAASEDSGEVVLDTLSVVAG
- a CDS encoding LysR substrate-binding domain-containing protein translates to MPDSPTPPDAGEAAAPRFRLAFTPGATPGKWARVWEQRLPDVPLELIPAASADGLAAVRADDADAALVRLPIDREGLHAIPLYTEVTVVMMPKDHVLTLAESLTPEDLDDEIVHHPLDDVLDWNAPPGTPSYQRPATIPDALALVAAGVGLVALPQSLARLHHRKDLVYRPLEEPDSATRKRVAQSQVALVWREDRSTELMDEFIGIVRGRTANSSRGTGGPARRSGGPARKGSGGSAGAGGTKGAKGNAGGKGSAGGRRTSGPRRGRPAGRPKRRRR
- a CDS encoding enoyl-CoA hydratase, translated to MEFVLVDRPRPEIALITLNRPERMNAMAFDVMVPLRDELERISNDNSVRAVVLTGAGAGFCSGADQQSAGRIPHTEGLTRATVALRSMEILDQVVTTLRSMHQPVISAINGAAIGGGLCMALSTDIRVASTAAYFRAAGINNGLTASELGLSYLLPRAIGTSRASEIMLTGRDVGAEEAERIGLVSRLTEPDDLLETCFAMGEAIAGFSRPGIELTKRTLWSGMDAGSLAQHMNQEGLGQLLIRLLTGNFEEATAARKEGRAAVFQD
- a CDS encoding DUF4203 domain-containing protein, which encodes MADIVVGILALIVGAVFCFRGLAAMRVVIALWGGFAGLSLGAGVVASATGDEFLGTGLGWAVGIAVAIVFLLLAYLYYAVAVIVAMAAVGFALGAAAMVAADVEWNWAVILVGVLLGLLLAGVALAVDLPAVLLVVVSVLSGAVTLVGAVMLLTGTLDTADFHRAAITTAIEDGWWWFALYAALVVLGGATQARAYGRAPVIRERWRSGRR
- a CDS encoding DUF5997 family protein, whose protein sequence is MTARKKPQMLKPSTAAKKLGIHLPATPDEFRDGTVSREEMAALLQDPPQWLTDLRAQGPHPRPVVAEKLGVSIAGLARAGVDEALTTAQIDALLADRPEWLRRERDVQAGVRAENRRISRRRGAE
- a CDS encoding carboxymuconolactone decarboxylase family protein, with protein sequence MSIDNLKNSLPEYAKDLKLNLSSLSRSTELNEQQLWGTMLAAAAASKSATVFSEISDEARGHLSDAAFDAALGAATIMGMNNVAYRAKSFLGSDYAQVKMGLRMNIIGNPGVEKADFELWSLAVSTINGCHDCTAAHDATVRKEGLTKEQVWEAVKVAATMAGVAQAVEIEAAK
- a CDS encoding LysR substrate-binding domain-containing protein → MIDESYRPTVAQLRAFVAVAEYRHFSTAAQRLGVSQPTLSQALASLESGLGVVLMERSTRKVLVTEAGRELLGKALAALEAVDGFVTAAAGIGSGMVGGLRIGMIPTVAPYLLPAALPALGAAYPDLHPHLVEDQTERLLDALRGGALDVAVIALPSGAAGLVEIPLFDEDFVLVLPEEHPLAGRDDLSADVLDELPLLLLDEGHCLRDQTLDLCRLVGATPALGDTRATSLATVVQCVGGGLGVTLVPESAVPAETTRAGLATARFADPAPGRTIGLVYRKSTGRHDDFRSLAVELAACAPAGRAYAVD
- a CDS encoding peroxiredoxin encodes the protein MALLTIGDQFPSYSLTALIGGDLSQVDAQQPEDYFSTVTSDDYAGKWRVIFFWPKDFTFVCPTEIAAFGKLNDEFADRDAQVLGASVDNEFVHFQWRAQHEDLKTLPFPMLSDLKRELVEATGVLNADGVADRATFIVDPNNEIQFVSVTAGSVGRNVDEVLRVLDALQSDELCACNWKKGDPTIDAGELVKEAL